Proteins from a single region of Prosthecodimorpha staleyi:
- a CDS encoding ABC transporter permease produces the protein MVLPALMLFVAVVLIPLAMTVLLSFNDWGQYKGIEQVFILKNWREIWEDDYFLEMFLRTFRIAVLATLITALLGAPEAYILNRMQGRWKGFFLLVILGPLLISVVARTLGWALLFGGANGVVNKALMSLGVIGAPIPFMFTETGVVVALAHVMMPFMVLSVWAALQRVDPQIENVAMSLGAGHATILRRIVLPQIMPGILSGAIIVFSLSASAFATPSIIGGRRLKVAATLAYDEFLNTLNWPLGAAVAVLLLVALVLIVVGSNALIERRYAEVFR, from the coding sequence CTGGTGCTGCCGGCCCTGATGCTGTTCGTCGCCGTGGTGCTGATCCCGCTGGCGATGACCGTGCTGCTCTCGTTCAACGACTGGGGCCAGTACAAGGGCATCGAGCAGGTCTTCATCCTCAAGAACTGGCGCGAGATCTGGGAGGACGACTACTTCCTGGAGATGTTCCTGCGCACCTTCCGGATCGCCGTCCTGGCGACGCTGATCACCGCGCTGCTCGGCGCGCCGGAAGCCTATATCCTGAACCGCATGCAGGGCCGCTGGAAGGGCTTCTTCCTGCTCGTCATCCTCGGCCCGCTCTTGATCTCCGTGGTCGCGCGCACGCTCGGCTGGGCGCTGCTGTTCGGCGGCGCCAACGGGGTCGTCAACAAGGCGCTGATGTCGCTCGGCGTGATCGGCGCCCCGATCCCGTTCATGTTCACCGAGACCGGCGTCGTCGTCGCTCTCGCCCATGTCATGATGCCGTTCATGGTGCTCTCGGTGTGGGCCGCGCTGCAGCGCGTCGACCCGCAGATCGAGAATGTCGCCATGTCGCTCGGCGCCGGACATGCCACCATCCTGCGGCGCATCGTGCTGCCGCAGATCATGCCCGGCATCCTGTCGGGGGCGATCATCGTCTTCTCGCTGTCGGCCTCGGCCTTCGCCACGCCGTCGATCATCGGCGGCCGGCGCCTGAAGGTCGCCGCCACGCTCGCCTATGACGAGTTCCTGAACACGCTCAACTGGCCGCTCGGCGCGGCGGTGGCGGTGCTGCTGCTGGTCGCCCTGGTGCTGATCGTGGTCGGCTCCAACGCGCTGATCGAACGGCGCTATGCGGAGGTGTTCCGATGA
- a CDS encoding ABC transporter ATP-binding protein: protein MAFLELDGVTKRFGPHNAVDHLDLTVTKGEFVSLLGPSGCGKTTTLQMIAGFLDLSGGAIRLDGRNLTEVHPSRRGLGIVFQSYALFPHMTAAENVAFGLEMRRVPAAERAERVASALAMVGLAGFADRYPRRMSGGQQQRVALARALVIRPSLLLLDEPLSNLDAKLREEMQIELRQIQRNLGTTTILVTHDQIEAMSLSDRIVVMNTGRVEQIGTPQETYERPASAFVANFLGKTNEFAGTVEAGAQPARIVAGSWSAPAPAGFSGPVTVSVRPEKIGFAGSSEQGLSGRVAIRIFQGNHWLFQCETECGPAIVIRQNDGMAQPAEGEAVRLAWRPEDMSLRAAGARP from the coding sequence ATGGCCTTTCTCGAACTCGACGGCGTCACCAAGCGGTTCGGTCCGCACAACGCGGTCGACCATCTCGATCTGACCGTCACCAAGGGCGAGTTCGTCTCGCTGCTCGGCCCGTCCGGCTGCGGCAAGACCACCACGCTGCAGATGATCGCCGGCTTTCTCGATCTGTCCGGCGGCGCCATCCGGCTGGATGGACGCAACCTCACCGAGGTCCATCCCTCCCGGCGCGGCCTCGGCATCGTGTTCCAGAGCTACGCGCTGTTCCCGCACATGACCGCAGCCGAGAATGTCGCCTTCGGCCTGGAGATGCGCCGCGTGCCGGCCGCCGAACGGGCCGAGCGGGTCGCGTCAGCGCTGGCCATGGTCGGTCTCGCCGGCTTTGCCGACCGCTATCCGCGGCGCATGTCGGGCGGCCAGCAGCAGCGCGTGGCGTTGGCCCGCGCCCTGGTGATCCGGCCGAGCCTTCTGCTGCTCGACGAGCCGCTGTCCAATCTCGACGCCAAGCTGCGCGAGGAGATGCAGATCGAGCTGCGCCAGATTCAGCGCAATCTCGGTACCACCACCATCCTGGTCACCCACGACCAGATCGAGGCGATGTCGCTGTCCGACCGCATCGTGGTCATGAATACCGGCCGGGTCGAGCAGATCGGCACCCCGCAGGAGACCTACGAGCGCCCGGCCTCCGCCTTCGTGGCCAACTTCCTCGGCAAGACCAACGAGTTCGCCGGCACCGTCGAGGCCGGAGCGCAACCCGCCCGGATCGTCGCCGGCTCCTGGAGCGCCCCGGCGCCGGCCGGGTTCTCGGGCCCGGTCACTGTCTCGGTGCGGCCGGAGAAGATTGGCTTCGCCGGCAGTTCGGAACAAGGCCTTTCGGGCCGTGTCGCCATCCGCATCTTCCAGGGCAACCACTGGCTGTTCCAGTGCGAGACCGAATGCGGCCCGGCCATCGTGATCCGCCAGAATGACGGCATGGCCCAGCCGGCCGAGGGCGAGGCCGTGCGGCTCGCCTGGCGGCCCGAGGACATGAGCCTGCGCGCTGCGGGAGCCCGGCCGTGA
- a CDS encoding ABC transporter substrate-binding protein: MKSQGLLAAASLTVLVASLSTAAAQQKTFYVAGYGGSFEKTMRDEIIPDFEKKHGVKVEYVAGNSTDTLAKLQAQKGNQQIDVAIVDDGPMYQAIQLGFCGKIQNLPAADLHDAARFKDDRAVAIGLVATGLMYNTKLFAEKGWAAPTSWNDLKDPKYLKQVVIPPINNTYGLYTLLMFAKMNGGGEKAIESGFKVMKDEVNKNVLAYEPSPAKMTELFQSGQAVIAVWGSGRVQSFANTGFPVDFVYPKEGAVTLLASACPVEKADASPIASEFIKAMLEPKMQLILLKDYGYGPVNKTVQVPPALGGMAPVGEKAAKLYNPDWTAINPQREDWTKRWNREVER; encoded by the coding sequence ATGAAAAGTCAGGGCCTTCTTGCCGCTGCGAGCCTCACGGTGCTCGTCGCATCCCTTTCGACTGCTGCGGCGCAGCAGAAGACATTCTATGTCGCCGGCTACGGCGGCTCGTTCGAGAAAACGATGCGCGACGAGATCATCCCGGACTTCGAGAAGAAGCACGGGGTCAAGGTCGAATACGTCGCCGGCAACTCCACCGATACGCTCGCCAAGCTGCAGGCGCAGAAGGGCAACCAGCAGATCGACGTCGCCATCGTCGACGACGGCCCGATGTACCAGGCGATCCAGCTCGGCTTCTGCGGCAAGATCCAGAACCTGCCGGCGGCCGATCTGCACGATGCCGCCCGCTTCAAGGACGATCGCGCCGTCGCCATCGGGCTGGTCGCGACTGGACTGATGTACAATACCAAGCTGTTCGCCGAGAAGGGGTGGGCCGCGCCGACGTCCTGGAACGACCTGAAGGATCCCAAATACCTGAAGCAGGTCGTCATTCCGCCGATCAACAACACCTACGGGCTCTACACCCTGCTCATGTTCGCCAAGATGAACGGCGGCGGCGAGAAGGCCATCGAGAGCGGCTTCAAGGTGATGAAGGACGAGGTCAACAAGAACGTATTGGCCTACGAGCCTTCGCCGGCCAAGATGACCGAACTGTTCCAGTCCGGCCAGGCCGTGATCGCCGTCTGGGGCAGCGGTCGCGTGCAGTCCTTTGCCAATACGGGATTCCCGGTCGATTTCGTCTATCCGAAGGAAGGCGCTGTCACGCTGCTGGCCTCGGCCTGCCCGGTCGAAAAGGCCGACGCCTCGCCGATCGCCTCGGAATTCATCAAGGCCATGCTCGAGCCGAAGATGCAGCTGATCCTGCTCAAGGACTACGGCTACGGCCCGGTCAACAAGACCGTCCAGGTCCCGCCGGCACTCGGCGGTATGGCCCCGGTCGGCGAGAAGGCCGCCAAGCTCTACAATCCGGACTGGACGGCGATCAATCCGCAGCGCGAGGACTGGACCAAGCGCTGGAACCGCGAAGTCGAACGCTGA
- a CDS encoding LysR substrate-binding domain-containing protein, with translation MARINPRQVEAFRSVMLTGSVTEAANLMAVTQPAVSRLLRDLQHLLRLQLFEKRGTGLVPTAAAMALFTEVERSFVGLERITAAAEEIRGRRIGSLRIAALPALANGFLPRFAGHFLMDRPNLNLSLFGVISPIVVDWVLNGQCDVGFAEVPIAHAGLNAVRMPAVARVAVLPEGHRLASKEVIVPRDLEGETFISLSAGSSSRHQVDQVFAREDVRRVLRVETSLSEIMCGMVSSGLGVAIADPFTATEFAGRGVLARRFEPRIDFDFAAVYPPQRSPSPVAVDFVEALARAIERHPAV, from the coding sequence ATGGCACGCATCAATCCGAGGCAGGTGGAGGCCTTCCGGTCCGTGATGCTGACCGGCAGCGTCACCGAGGCGGCCAACCTGATGGCCGTGACCCAGCCGGCTGTGAGCCGTCTGCTGCGCGACCTGCAGCATCTCCTGCGGCTGCAACTGTTCGAGAAGCGCGGGACGGGGCTCGTGCCGACGGCGGCCGCCATGGCACTGTTCACCGAGGTCGAGCGCTCCTTCGTCGGCCTGGAGCGGATTACCGCCGCTGCGGAGGAAATCCGCGGCCGGCGGATCGGCAGCCTGCGGATCGCGGCCCTGCCGGCGCTCGCCAACGGCTTCCTACCGCGCTTTGCCGGTCACTTCCTGATGGACCGCCCAAATCTCAACCTGTCCCTCTTCGGCGTGATTTCGCCGATCGTGGTCGACTGGGTGCTCAACGGCCAATGCGATGTCGGGTTCGCGGAAGTGCCGATCGCTCATGCGGGGCTCAACGCCGTCCGGATGCCGGCCGTCGCTCGGGTCGCGGTGCTGCCGGAAGGCCATCGGCTGGCCAGCAAGGAGGTCATCGTGCCGCGCGATCTGGAAGGCGAGACCTTCATCTCGCTCAGTGCCGGCAGTTCGAGCCGCCATCAGGTCGACCAGGTTTTCGCGCGCGAGGACGTGCGCCGCGTGCTCCGGGTCGAGACGAGCCTGTCGGAGATCATGTGCGGCATGGTCTCGTCCGGTCTCGGGGTCGCCATCGCGGACCCCTTCACGGCCACCGAATTCGCCGGCCGCGGCGTCCTCGCGCGCCGATTCGAGCCGCGCATAGACTTCGATTTCGCCGCCGTCTATCCGCCCCAGCGCAGCCCCTCGCCGGTCGCCGTCGACTTCGTCGAGGCGCTCGCCCGTGCCATCGAGCGACATCCGGCGGTCTGA